A region of Carassius gibelio isolate Cgi1373 ecotype wild population from Czech Republic chromosome B11, carGib1.2-hapl.c, whole genome shotgun sequence DNA encodes the following proteins:
- the abca7 gene encoding phospholipid-transporting ATPase ABCA1 isoform X2 gives MAIGTQLYLLLWKNFTYRRRNKVQLLIELLWPLFLFLILIAVRQSHPPYKQSQCHFPNKALPSAGTLAWFQGIICNVNNPCFHHPTAGETPGRVSNFENSILSRLFVDIRTVLTISGNRTVLSSLQDLSQTIQRLGERPEAWPNLPVREYLRANESFSSFLRTNTSIPSASVDQLLRARLNLQVVALAGGGMRLSDIVCNASLLGRYLTVDKRDSFPDLQRVLCAVPSNIMQKAEQIFLSQLDVSKILTRDRLQANAADLRLISRVVSSVSRELASVMDDISSLSSFSELNSEMRLLTPENRSALPRESFRAFSRIMCGHPEAGGERIPSFNWYEDQDIKSFLGRNASEATDLENDNSTTPFCENLIGSLESNPLSRIVWRSIKPLFVGKLLYTPDTPVTRSVMSEVNRTFQDFQILNDMQEAWQEVGPRIKTFMESSLEIRLLQDLLRRPEVAVVVNLQLENTLWTASRISRFLSTPDPDTPRRDGAPPTWLDLYQDLNNTFHTLSELTKCFSLNKMEGLATEGEMVERALELLEDRQFWAGIVFLLPEPSSSSLPSHVKYKIRMDIDDVTRTNKIKDKFWDPGPAAEPFSDLRYVWGGFIYVQDLVERAVTRLLTGKEPKMGIYVQQMPYPCFVDDVFIRVLNRSLPLFMTLAWIYSVAMIIKGVVFEKEARLKETMRIMGLSSGMLWLSWFISSYLPFLFSAGLLIAALKWGDILPYSDPAVVFFFLAAFATATIMLCFLISTFFSRANLAAACGGLIYFTLYLPYVLCVAWREHLTSTHRILASFLSPVAFGFGCEYFSQYEEQGVGIQWFNLRSSPLEGDSYNFTVSIVMLYADAVIYALATWYIEAVFPGQYGVPRPWYFIFQLNYWGGVPLEVGLPVPPAPRDEPDDRIEAEPTNLILGVSIRNLVKIYKKGAKLAVNHLNIKFYEGQITSFLGHNGAGKTTTMSILTGLFPPTAGTIYVKGMDIRTDMDMIRRTLGVCPQHNVLFDILTVEEHVWFYGRMKGMSLEEVKKEMDSLLEDVGLQHKRHEQTKNLSGGMQRKLSVAIAFIGGSKVVVLDEPTAGVDPYSRRGIWDLLLKYRQGRTIILSTHYMDEADLLGDRIAIISQGKLCCCGTPLFLKAHLGTGYYLTLVKREMHSMPSSASTGKLPLTAATKDSDSSVSDDTGLGSEENGFDVAALMALAQQYIPETQLVEDIGREAVINLPHAASEDGSLALFLKELNKRQGEFGVVSYGLSDTTLEEIFLRVAEETGVDADPEEPAASPVHQGAPSVDRDTEARETEPLSGDGQGGNAPLTGCFLTCQQLRALFTKRLKYALRSRRGILAQIVLPAVFVLIALLFSLIVPPFGKYPPLELQPWMYGEQFTFFSNDAPQNPAIQNLLDALLNPPGFGTRCMEPSGDTECSEEGEIKFVRPQIPFSMWQLFQKGNWTVEKPSPDCECSTEDIRRMLPDCPEGAGGIPPPQMKSMTGDFLQNLTGRNISDYLIKTYPQILKKSLKTKKWVNEFRYGGFSLGAKSSQAVDEPHYLEESVLAIRRRYNIVENGSLDQLLHRLPDVLAGLTSQNNVKVWFNNKGWHAMASFVNIMNNGLLRANLPPDMERRKYGMTAYNHPLNLTKEQLTEMALMTTSVDVLVSICVIFAMSFVPASFVLFLIEERVSKSKHLQFVSGVKPILYWTTNYVWDMLNYTVPATMVVFIFISFQQESYVSEKNLPALVLLLLLYGWSITPLMYPASFIFSVPSTAYVVLTSINLFIGINGSVATFVLELFIDEHLNEVNRILKKVFLIFPHFCLGRGLIDMAKNQAMADAFQRLGTKQNLDPLSWDFVGKNLFAMAMEGIVFFIFTVLLQYKFFVNLSRWSGFVLPPLGTEDEDVARERDRVKSGRAVGDVLILKDLSKVYQAGRKPAVNRLCLGIPRGECFGLLGVNGAGKTSTFRMLTGDTHITYGEAFLSNHSVLTEMQKVHQLMGYCPQFDAISDLLTGREHLEFYARLRGVPEAHVAKVAQWGVQKLGLSQYAEREAGGYSGGNKRKLSTAISLIGAAPVIFLDEPTTGMDPKAKRFLWNCILNVIKEGRSVVLTSHSMEECEALCTRMAIMVNGRFQCLGSVQHLKNRFGDGYTIILRLSSPSTEPCPVDAFIQSSFPGIQLKERHQNVLQYQLPSQACSLACVFELLSNNYEELGIVDYSVSQTTLDQVFVNFAKEQTDDEELREVMINGGGSVANQANRPQRPTDLKLKISSRSSTPHSLTTPSTDQATRSVQTPESAFTGSKTKRSKSNSPSVSGQQQQIRMEPVGEAANGSNPLEDQTPGKKDPSTLFIVGSKTQESKV, from the exons gTCATTTTCCCAACAAGGCCCTTCCTTCAGCAGGCACGCTGGCATGGTTTCAGGGCATCATCTGCAATGTCAACAATCCCTGTTTTCATCACCCCACGGCAGGAGAGACACCCGGGCGAGTGAGCAACTTTGAAAACTCCAT ACTATCTCGGCTTTTCGTGGATATCAGAACTGTCCTGACAATCAGTGGTAACCGGACAGTACTCTCCAGCTTACAGGACCTGTCACAGACAATCCAGAGACTCGGAGAAAGACCAGAAGCTTGGCCGA ATCTACCTGTAAGAGAGTATCTCAGAGCCAATGAAAGCTTCTCCTCCTTCCTGCGGACAAACACCAGCATCCCTTCAGCATCTGTTGATCAATTACTGCGGGCACGATTGAACCTTCAAGTG GTTGCATTAGCAGGTGGAGGAATGCGTCTGTCAGACATCGTCTGCAATGCTTCTCTCTTGGGTCGGTACCTCACTGTTGACAAAAGAGATTCTTTCCCTGACCTGCAAAGGGTGCTGTGTGCTGTGCCTTCAAATATTATGCAGAAGGCCGAGCAGATCTTCCTCTCACAGCTTGACGTCAGCAAGATCCTCACG AGAGACAGACTGCAGGCAAATGCGGCTGATCTCCGTCTCATCAGTCGGGTTGTTTCCTCTGTGTCTCGGGAACTAGCATCAGTTATGGATGAC ATCTCTTCTCTGTCCAGTTTCTCAGAGCTGAACTCAGAGATGAGGCTACTGACACCTGAAAACCGCTCCGCACTGCCACGCGAGAGCTTTCGTGCCTTCTCCAGAATCATGTGTGGACACCCAGAGGCAGGGGGAGAGAGAATCCCTTCATTCAACTGGTATGAAGATCAGGACATCAAATCTTTCCTGGGCAGAAATGCATCAGAGGCGACAGACCTTGAAAACGACAACAGCACCA CTCCGTTCTGTGAAAACCTGATTGGAAGTCTGGAGTCGAACCCTCTCTCACGGATTGTGTGGCGAAGCATCAAACCACTGTTCGTTGGAAAGCTGCTCTACACACCAGACACACCAGTCACCCGTTCGGTCATGTCAGAG GTAAACAGAACTTTTCAGGACTTCCAGATTCTGAATGACATGCAGGAGGCGTGGCAGGAAGTGGGTCCCAGAATCAAAACCTTCATGGAGAGCAGTTTAGAAATTCGGCTCCTGCAGGATCTTCTGAGAAGGCCTGAGGTGGCAGTAGTTGTGAATCTACAACTTGAGAACACTTTGTGGACGGCCTCTCGCATTTCCCGGTTCCTGTCAACGCCTGACCCAGATACACCTCGCAGAGATGGCGCTCCACCCACCTGGCTGGATCTGTACCAGGATTTAAACAACACCTTCCACACTCTCTCAGAACTCACTAAG TGCTTCTCTCTGAATAAAATGGAGGGTCTGGCCACGGAGGGTGAGATGGTCGAACGAGCCCTGGAGCTGCTGGAAGATCGTCAGTTTTGGGCCGGAATCGTCTTCCTCCTTCCAGAGCCTTCATCGTCCTCTCTGCCGTCTCATGTCAAATACAAGATCCGCATGGACATAGACGATGTAACCCGCACGAACAAGATCAAAGACAA ATTTTGGGATCCAGGCCCGGCTGCTGAACCGTTCAGTGACCTCCGCTATGTGTGGGGTGGTTTTATTTACGTACAGGATTTAGTTGAGAGAGCTGTGACACGTTTGCTCACCGGTAAAGAGCCgaaaatgggcatatatgtgcaGCAGATGCCCTACCCCTGCTTTGTTGATGACGT GTTTATACGCGTCCTGAATCGTTCTCTGCCTCTGTTTATGACTCTGGCGTGGATCTATTCAGTGGCTATGATCATAAAGGGCGTGGTCTTTGAGAAAGAGGCTCGTCTGAAGGAGACGATGCGTATCATGGGTCTGAGCTCTGGGATGCTGTGGCTCAGCTGGTTCATCAGCAGTTACCTGCCCTTCCTGTTCAGCGCTGGACTGCTTATCGCCGCCCTTAAG TGGGGCGATATCTTACCCTACAGTGACCCTGCTGTTGTGTTCTTCTTCCTGGCTGCATTTGCTACAGCAACCATCATGCTTTGCTTCCTCATCAGCACGTTCTTCTCGCGAGCTAACCTGGCTGCAGCATGTGGAGGACTCATTTACTTCACTCTGTACCTGCCGTATGTGCTGTGTGTGGCCTGGAGGGAACATCTGACCAGCACACACAGGATCTTAGCG AGCTTCCTGTCTCCAGTAGCCTTTGGTTTTGGCTGTGAGTATTTCTCGCAGTATGAAGAGCAAGGTGTGGGGATCCAGTGGTTCAACTTGAGATCCAGCCCTTTGGAGGGAGACAGCTACAACTTCACCGTCTCCATTGTGATGCTGTATGCAGATGCCGTCATCTATGCACTGGCCACTTGGTACATTGAAGCTGTTTTTCCAG GGCAGTATGGGGTCCCCAGACCGTGGTATTTTATCTTCCAGCTGAATTACTGGGGTGGGGTACCTTTAGAAGTGGGGTTACCTGTTCCTCCTGCTCCTAGAGATGAACCCGATG ATCGGATTGAAGCTGAGCCGACAAACCTGATTCTGGGAGTTTCCATAAGAAACTTAGTGAAGATTTATAAAAAAGGGGCCAAGCTTGCTGTCAATCACCTGAACATAAAGTTTTATGAGGGACAAATAACATCCTTTCTGGGTCATAATGGAGCTGGCAAGACGACCACTAT GTCCATTCTAACAGGACTGTTTCCTCCCACTGCTGGTACGATATACGTGAAGGGAATGGACATTCGCACAGATATGGACATGATCCGCAGGACTCTGGGAGTTTGTCCCCAGCACAACGTCCTTTTTGACAT TCTGACGGTGGAGGAGCATGTGTGGTTCTATGGTCGAATGAAGGGCATGAGTCTGGAGGAAGTGAAGAAGGAGATGGATTCACTTCTGGAGGATGTGGGCTTACAGCACAAACGACACGAGCAGACCAAAAACCTTTCAG GTGGCATGCAAAGGAAACTGTCAGTTGCGATCGCTTTCATAGGCGGGTCAAAGGTTGTGGTCTTGGATGAGCCCACGGCTGGTGTGGACCCTTACTCCCGCCGTGGGATCTGGGACCTTCTGCTCAAGTACCGTCAAG GCCGCACCATCATTCTGTCCACACATTACATGGATGAGGCTGACCTCCTCGGTGACCGCATTGCAATCATTTCCCAGGGGAAGCTGTGCTGCTGTGGAACGCCGCTCTTCCTCAAGGCTCATCTTGGTACTGGATACTACCTTACGCTGGTCAAGAGAGAGATGCATAGTATGCCCAGCAGCGCCAGCACTGGCAAGCTCCCTTTAACTGCAGCTACCAAG GACAGCGATTCCTCAGTAAGTGATGACACAGGACTGGGCAGTGAAGAGAATGGATTTG ATGTTGCCGCCCTTATGGCTCTTGCACAGCAGTACATCCCTGAAACTCAGCTGGTGGAGGACATTGGCAGAGAGGCGGTCATCAACTTGCCCCATGCAGCCTCAGAGGACGGCAGTCTCGCCCTCTTTTTGAAGGAACTGAACAAGCGGCAGGGCGAGTTTGGTGTGGTCAGTTATGGACTGTCAGACACCACGTTAGAAGAG ATCTTTTTGCGTGTGGCTGAGGAGACGGGTGTAGATGCAGACCCTGAGGAGCCAGCAGCGTCTCCAGTCCACCAGGGGGCGCCGTCTGTGGACAGAGACACGG AGGCCCGGGAGACAGAACCGCTGAGTGGGGACGGTCAGGGGGGCAATGCTCCTCTAACAGGCTGCTTCCTCACATGTCAGCAGCTTCGAGCGCTTTTCACCAAAAGACTGAAGTATGCCCTTCGCAGTCGCAGAGGCATTCTTGCTCAG ATTGTTCTTCCTGCGGTGTTTGTCCTTATCGCTCTGCTCTTCAGTCTCATTGTCCCACCCTTTGGGAAATATCCACCCCTGGAGCTCCAGCCATGGATGTACGGAGAGCAGTTCACCTTCTTCAG CAATGATGCCCCACAGAATCCAGCCATACAGAACCTCCTGGACGCCCTGCTGAACCCACCTGGGTTTGGGACCAGATGTATGGAGCCGAGCGG AGACACTGAGTGTTCAGAGGAAGGTGAAATAAAGTTTGTCCGGCCCCAGATTCCCTTCAGTATGTGGCAACTCTTTCAAAAAGGCAACTGGACTGTAGAGAAGCCGTCCCCTGACTGCGAGTGCAGCACCGAGGATATCCGCAGGATGCTGCCGGACTGTCCGGAGGGGGCAGGGGGAATCCCCCCTCCTCAG ATGAAATCAATGACAGGTGATTTCCTGCAAAATCTGACTGGTCGCAACATTTCTGACTACCTCATCAAAACATATCCCCAGATTCTGAAGAAAAG tttGAAGACGAAAAAATGGGTAAATGAATTTAG ATATGGAGGTTTCTCTCTCGGAGCAAAAAGCTCTCAAGCTGTGGATGAGCCACATTACCTGGAGGAGTCTGTTTTGGCTATCAGGAGACGCTACAACATTGTAGAG AATGGCTCTTTAGATCAGCTCCTTCACAGACTACCAGATGTCCTTGCGGGACTCACCAGCCAAAATAACGTGAAG GTCTGGTTTAATAATAAAGGATGGCATGCCATGGCATCATTCGTGAATATCATGAACAATGGTCTCCTTCGTGCCAACCTGCCACCTGACATGGAAAGACGTAAATATGGAATGACAGCCTACAATCACCCGCTCAACCTCACCAAGGAGCAGCTGACAGAGATGGCCCT GATGACCACCTCAGTGGACGTTCTGGTGTCCATTTGTGTTATTTTCGCCATGTCATTTGTTCCTGCCAGCTTCGTCCTGTTCCTTATTGAGGAACGGGTGAGTAAATCAAAACACCTCCAGTTTGTCAGCGGAGTGAAGCCCATCCTGTACTGGACCACCAACTACGTATGGGACATG CTGAACTATACTGTACCAGCCACTATGGTGGTCTTCATCTTCATCAGCTTCCAGCAGGAGTCATATGTATCTGAGAAGAATCTGCCTGCACTGGTGCTCTTACTCTTGCTGTATGG CTGGTCTATCACTCCACTCATGTACCCAGCCTCCTTCATCTTCTCCGTCCCTAGCACTGCCTACGTGGTCCTCACCTCCATCAACCTCTTTATCGGCATCAATGGCAGCGTTGCCACCTTTGTCCTGGAGCTCTTTATTGACGAG CATTTGAACGAGGTTAACAGGATCCTGAAGAAGGTCTTTCTGATCTTCCCTCACTTCTGTCTGGGCCGAGGTCTCATTGACATGGCCAAGAACCAAGCCATGGCAGATGCGTTTCAGCGGCTGG GAACCAAACAGAATCTGGATCCTTTATCCTGGGATTTTGTCGGGAAGAACCTGTTTGCAATGGCGATGGAAGGAATTGTGTTTTTCATCTTCACTGTTCTCCTGCAGTATAAATTCTTTGTTAATTTGAG CCGATGGTCTGGCTTTGTGCTGCCCCCCCTGGGCACGGAGGATGAGGATGTGGCGAGAGAGCGAGATCGTGTGAAGAGTGGTAGAGCTGTGGGAGACGTTCTCATCCTCAAAGACCTTAGCAAG GTATACCAGGCAGGCAGGAAGCCAGCTGTGAACCGGCTTTGCTTGGGCATTCCTCGGGGAGAG TGTTTTGGGCTTCTTGGTGTTAACGGAGCTGGGAAAACCTCAACCTTTCGCATGCTAACAGGAGACACCCACATCACTTACGGAGAAGCATTTCTTAGCAACCACAG CGTTCTTACAGAAATGCAGAAGGTTCATCAGCTGATGGGCTACTGTCCCCAGTTTGATGCCATCAGTGACCTGCTGACGGGACGAGAGCACCTAGAGTTCTACGCACGCCTCAGAGGAGTGCCTGAGGCTCATGTTGCAAAG GTGGCACAGTGGGGAGTGCAGAAGCTTGGTCTGAGTCAGTATGCTGAGCGAGAGGCTGGGGGCTACAGCGGAGGAAACAAGCGCAAACTGTCCACCGCCATTTCCCTCATTGGAGCTGCGCCTGTCATCTTCCTG GATGAGCCAACAACTGGGATGGACCCAAAGGCCAAGCGCTTCCTCTGGAACTGCATCCTAAATGTGATCAAAGAGGGACGATCCGTCGTTCTCACCTCCCACAG TATGGAAGAGTGTGAGGCTCTGTGCACCCGAATGGCCATCATGGTGAACGGCAGGTTCCAGTGTCTGGGTTCAGTTCAGCACCTGAAGAACAG GTTCGGAGACGGTTACACAATAATCCTCCGTTTGTCCAGCCCATCTACAGAACCATGTCCGGTGGACGCCTTCATCCAGAGCTCCTTCCCGGGCATCCAGCTGAAGGAGAGACACCAGAATGTTCTCCAGTACCAGCTGCCATCACAAGCCTGTTCACTCGCTTGTGTCTTTGAGCTTCTGTCGAATAATTATGAGGAGCTGGGGATAGTTGACTACTCGGTGTCACAGACTACACTGGATCAA GTGTTTGTTAACTTTGCTAAAGAGCAGACAGATGATGAAGAGCTCAGGGAAGTCATGATAAATGGTGGAGGATCCGTGGCGAATCAAGCCAACAGACCTCAACGGCCCACAGACCTCAAACTCAAGATTTCCAGCAGATCTTCCACACCGCACTCTTTAACAACGCCCTCTACAGATCAAGCTACTCGCTCAGTACAAACCCCCGAGTCTGCATTCACTGGCTCAAAGACCAAAAGGAGCAAATCAAACAGTCCATCGGTCTCAGGACAGCAGCAGCAGATCCGGATGGAACCTGTTGGTGAGGCAGCTAATGGATCAAACCCCCTCGAGGACCAGACTCCTGGGAAAAAAGACCCATCCACGTTGTTTATTGTCGGAAGCAAAACACAGGAAAGCAAAGTGTAA